The following are from one region of the Girardinichthys multiradiatus isolate DD_20200921_A chromosome 9, DD_fGirMul_XY1, whole genome shotgun sequence genome:
- the nhsa gene encoding Nance-Horan syndrome protein isoform X1, whose translation MPFAKRVVEPQLLCRYQNPIEEEVLLFEDLVSISNVALSRTLRQLSDLAKHACSIFQELENDLAFTNQRVRGLQGKITQLQQSCSELDPKQEAVPVSNLDVESKLTAHFRAPWRLQRNVLHPSTRPACVEELHRQANHSLWSLNQDHQRREQRVTISALPPMPMYPSPLIEQKQDSRGKGLTVFDSTRSSSPTECCRLSPWRRKAAPTDPDTDGVALGHRSKSPIPNTPSTLDKQTNWSRALPLPTPEERMKTNSQVIASCIIPINVTGVGFDRDASVRCSLVHSQSLLQRRRKLRRRRTVAGIPRQVQQDFDFDERTVIVHTTADISPTEELTIHLTTRDSGCQTEDFLISGAPSRRRIRVQRSQGVSLLLSHSAGNISYLPDSPDTMFSGSVGARLRSRSLPRDSSRMMMIMMDNEHNDSDEEDELAPFNSEAFLPGHNEMIMKEEEESTDDQAMSGRQLGGQKYTQLSESPECSWMEHTRAQLPRKADMGSCEISSSSDTFSSPVHSVSAAGVLGSQMDHKDDHQSSSGNWSGSSSTCPSQTSETIPPAASPPLTGSSHCDSELSLNAATHAVEDQTIFMLDNYQGLRTQRAGSFSSAVMDILEEVGVSTPVEGEWDYPHAEPSHSQDLSPEAGREAGSSLGCPSFTSMATCESSFSDKPPSEKADTVSYYSVDTEGYYTSMHFDCGLKGSKSFTYNYAHTGSDCGLSDLSGHLTVGRRCLSLRKAKVKPSPPKRSSSLRKICSEGNIPDKREPKIKYRQPLSLSHEERKMQLALSESEGHIENPSPVQQPLEVWGIEGTSDLTDLGVLSSKDAHSFKDNGIVQSDYADLWLLNDLKSSDPYRSLSNSSTATGTTVIECIKSQESSESQTSQSDSGATTPSLPSAEGEFKLNSPDKLAGLASPSSGYSSQSETPTSSFPYTFFPGPLSPASGKRKPKVPERKSSLSSLSLQARSGRDIATSKKDLELPMIPPSHFDLNALHSPSNKDLAYTNQLINHHPIKQKDVLNAKPVSSPNVESFNAHSMSITPSVLQKVQLRSISKQLEDLHENKATSRLQCPSGISTSSTSLDLKTPSLRSAHNDHVSSNSSMQVSNEGEMCNTSREIFSASTAAVGLQSEACLDQKGSKITQTLTVHEAQQRSESPVTSVCSGESSPHMEGSAQQHTKLPEAEICSCSPVLHSSPKRSNCLDKVPATDSPLETSQESSISNEGRNEGGNDLSGVSAKSASQNGKEESTEEAEDCFSKDCTASDNSTSSQHDESKKEDDGVFLSPTKSRTTEDLFAMIHRSKRKVLGRMDSTELATRTRLSASSGNTTPSNNVSSPVSVASPAPAVTPPAPHRVSGPIYRNAKKSSTSNEDFKLLLLKKGSRSDSSYRMSAAEILKSPITPKSPGDFLAESPRSSEEPASPLQELLLDQEQLSSPYPKANAEGFSPKSFLTSAASRQGRSRIPPPASSSRYSARSRLYSSPMQAISEGETENSDGSPHDDHST comes from the exons CAGTGTCCAATCTGGATGTGGAGAGTAAGCTGACGGCACATTTCCGAGCTCCGTGGCGTCTCCAGAGGAATGTTTTGCACCCCTCAACACGGCCAGCATGTGTAGAAGAGCTGCACAggcaagccaaccacagcctgTGGTCGCTAAACCAAG atCACCAGAGGAGGGAGCAGAGAGTGACCATCTCAGCCCTTCCCCCGATGCCCATGTACCCCTCCCCTCTCATCGAGCAGAAGCAAGACAGTCGGGGCAAAGGTTTGACTGTG TTTGACTCCACCCGCTCCTCCTCCCCCACCGAATGTTGCCGCCTCTCTCCCTGGAGAAGAAAG GCTGCGCCTACTGACCCCGACACTGACGGGGTGGCTTTAGGTCACCGGTCCAAGTCTCCCATCCCTAACACCCCTTCCACCCTGGACAAGCAGACTAACTGGTCTAGAGCTCTGCCGCTGCCCACCCCGGAGGAGAGGATGAAAACCAATTCCCAAGTCATCGCCTCATGCATCATTCCTATTAATGTGACCG GGGTTGGCTTTGACAGAGATGCTAGTGTCCGCTGTTCACTCGTTCACTCACAGTCTTTGCTTCAGAGGAGGCGGAAGCTGAGGAGACGGAGGACAGTCGCCGGTATTCCCAGACAGGTGCAGCAGGATTTTG ACTTTGATGAGCGGACAGTCATTGTTCACACCACTGCTGATATATCTCCCACTGAGGAGCTGACCATCCATCTGACCACCAGAGACTCAGGTTGCCAGACCGAAGACTTTCTTATCTCAGGAGCGCCGTCTCGGAGAAGGATCAGGGTCCAGAGAAGTCAGGGAGTGTCACTCCTACTCTCCCACTCAGCAGGCAACATCTCCTACCTGCCTGACAGTCCTGACACCATGTTTTCTGGCTCAGTGGGAGCCCGGCTACGGTCACGGAGTCTGCCCAGAGACAGCAGCAgaatgatgatgataatgatggACAATGAGCATAATGAcagtgatgaagaggatgagCTGGCCCCCTTTAACTCTGAGGCTTTCCTACCTGGACACAATGAGATGATAatgaaagaggaagaagagagcaCCGATGACCAGGCCATGTCCGGGCGGCAGCTGGGGGGCCAGAAGTACACGCAGCTGTCGGAGAGTCCAGAATGCAGCTGGATGGAGCACACCAGGGCTCAGCTACCCAGGAAAGCCGACATGGGCAGTTGTGAAATCTCATCCAGTTCGGACACCTTCAGCAGCCCTGTTCACTCTGTCTCAGCTGCAGGGGTGCTGGGAAGTCAGATGGACCATAAGGACGACCACCAGTCCTCCAGCGGGAACTGGAGTGGGAGCAGCTCCACCTGCCCCTCTCAGACCTCAGAAACAATCCCCCCTGCAGCCTCCCCTCCCCTGACCGGCTCCTCGCACTGTGACTCTGAGTTGTCCCTTAATGCTGCCACTCATGCTGTGGAAGACCAGACCATCTTCATGCTAGACAACTACCAAGGCCTCAGAACCCAGCGAGCAGGCTCCTTCTCCTCAGCAGTTATGGATATACTAGAGGAGGTGGGAGTGAGTACACCCGTGGAGGGGGAGTGGGATTACCCTCATGCAGAGCCGTCTCACTCTCAGGATTTAAGCCCTGAAGCAGGCAGGGAGGCTGGTAGCAGCCTAGGCTGCCCCAGCTTCACCAGCATGGCCACCTGCGAGAGCAGCTTCTCcgacaaacctccatcagagaAAGCAGACACTGTCTCTTACTACTCTGTGGACACCGAAGGTTACTACACCTCCATGCACTTTGACTGCGGTCTGAAAGGTAGCAAAAGCTTCACctacaactatgcacacacagGTTCTGACTGCGGTTTGTCTGATTTAAGTGGCCATCTGACAGTGGGGAGACGCTGCCTCTCCTTAAGAAAAGCAAAGGTGAAGCCGTCCCCGCCAAAGAGGAGTTCCTCCTTGAGGAAAATATGCAGTGAGGGAAACATCCCCGACAAGAGAGAACCAAAGATTAAATACAGACAGCCGCTGTCTCTGTCGCATGAGGAGAGGAAAATGCAGCTGGCTCTATCCGAATCAGAGGGTCACATAGAAAACCCTTCACCAGTGCAACAGCCCCTCGAGGTCTGGGGGATTGAAGGCACATCAGATCTTACTGATTTAGGTGTTTTAAGCTCCAAAGATGCACATTccttcaaggacaatggcattGTGCAGTCAGACTATGCAGATCTTTGGCTTCTAAATGATTTAAAGTCCAGTGATCCCTATCGATCGTTATCAAACTCTAGCACAGCCACAGGTACAACTGTAATCGAGTGCATCAAGTCACAGGAAAGCTCAGAGTCCCAGACATCCCAGTCTGACTCCGGAGCCACCACCCCTTCACTTCCATCTGCAGAAGGCGAGTTCAAGTTGAATTCCCCAGATAAGCTGGCGGGACTGGCAAGCCCATCTAGTGGTTATTCCAGCCAGTCTGAAACCCCCACCTCCTCGTTCCCCTACACTTTCTTTCCTGGACCACTGTCACCAGCCAGTGGGAAGAGAAAGCCCAAAGTCCCAGAGAGGAAGTCCTCTCTTTCCTCTCTGTCTCTGCAAGCACGATCCGGCAGGGACATAGCAACCTCGAAGAAAGACCTGGAGCTGCCGATGATTCCTCCTTCTCATTTTGACTTAAATGCCCTTCACAGTCCAAGCAACAAGGACTTAGCTTACACGAACCAGTTAATAAACCATCACCCAATCAAACAAAAAGATGTGCTGAATGCCAAACCTGTTAGTTCACCAAACGTAGAGTCCTTCAATGCCCACTCTATGTCCATAACACCCTCAGTGCTACAAAAAGTGCAGCTTCGATCCATCAGCAAGCAGCTTGAAGACCTGCACGAGAACAAAGCAACTTCGAGACTCCAGTGTCCGTCTGGGATCTCAACCAGCAGTACATCCTTAGATCTCAAGACTCCCTCACTGCGCAGCGCTCATAATGATCATGTTTCATCAAACAGCTCAATGCAAGTATCAAATGAAGGGGAGATGTGTAACACAAGCAGAGAGATATTTTCAGCGAGCACGGCAGCTGTTGGACTGCAGTCAGAAGCATGTTTAGACCAGAAAGGTTCTAAAATCACCCAGACACTGACTGTTCATGAAGCACAGCAGCGCTCAGAGTCACCGGTAACATCCGTCTGCTCTGGAGAATCCAGCCCACATATGGAAGGTTCAGCCCAGCAGCACACCAAACTACCTGAAGCAGAAATATGTTCCTGCTCTCCAGTTTTACACAGCTCACCCAAGAGGTCCAACTGTCTTGATAAAGTGCCTGCTACTGACAGTCCTCTGGAGACGTCGCAGGAGAGCTCCATCAGCAATGAAGGCAGAAACGAAGGGGGAAATGATTTATCAGGTGTTTCAGCCAAAAGTGCCTCACAGAATGGGAAAGAGGAATCCACAGAGGAGGCTGAGGATTGTTTTAGTAAAG ACTGCACAGCAAGTGACAACTCTACGTCTTCACAGCATGATGAGTCAAAAAAAGAGGATGACGGTGTGTTTCTGTCACCCACCAAGTCCCGCACCACTGAGGATCTCTTTGCTATGATTCACAG ATCCAAAAGGAAAGTCTTGGGGAGGATGGACTCCACTGAGCTTGCAACGAGGACCCGCCTCAGTGCCTCATCAGGGAACACAACGCCCAGCAACAATGTCAGCTCCCCCGtctctgtggcatcccctgcCCCTGCTGTGACCCCTCCTGCCCCACACAGAGTGTCGGGGCCCATCTACAGAAACGCAAAAAAGTCCAGCACCTCCAACGAAGATTTCAAACTGCTGCTGCTTAAAAAGGGGAGCCGCTCGGACTCCAGTTACCGCATGTCAGCTGCTGAGATCCTGAAGAGCCCCATCACTCCTAAGTCACCTGGAGATTTTCTGGCTGAGTCACCCAGATCGTCAGAGGAGCCCGCCTCACCCCTACAGGAGTTATTGTTAGACCAAGAACAGCTTTCCAGCCCCTACCCCAAAGCCAATGCCGAGGGCTTCTCCCCCAAATCCTTCCTTACGTCTGCAGCTTCCAGGCAGGGGCGCTCCAGGATCCCGCCGCCTGCCAGCAGCAGCCGCTACAGCGCTCGCAGCCGGCTGTACTCATCGCCCATGCAGGCCATCTCTGAGGGTGAGACTGAGAACTCTGACGGAAGTCCTCACGATGACCACTCCACGTAG
- the nhsa gene encoding Nance-Horan syndrome protein isoform X2, translating to MPFAKRVVEPQLLCRYQNPIEEEVLLFEDLVSISNVALSRTLRQLSDLAKHACSIFQELENDLAFTNQRVRGLQGKITQLQQSCSELDPKQEAVPVSNLDVESKLTAHFRAPWRLQRNVLHPSTRPACVEELHRQANHSLWSLNQDHQRREQRVTISALPPMPMYPSPLIEQKQDSRGKGLTVQPEAHFRDAATQLAQAQAAPTDPDTDGVALGHRSKSPIPNTPSTLDKQTNWSRALPLPTPEERMKTNSQVIASCIIPINVTGVGFDRDASVRCSLVHSQSLLQRRRKLRRRRTVAGIPRQVQQDFDFDERTVIVHTTADISPTEELTIHLTTRDSGCQTEDFLISGAPSRRRIRVQRSQGVSLLLSHSAGNISYLPDSPDTMFSGSVGARLRSRSLPRDSSRMMMIMMDNEHNDSDEEDELAPFNSEAFLPGHNEMIMKEEEESTDDQAMSGRQLGGQKYTQLSESPECSWMEHTRAQLPRKADMGSCEISSSSDTFSSPVHSVSAAGVLGSQMDHKDDHQSSSGNWSGSSSTCPSQTSETIPPAASPPLTGSSHCDSELSLNAATHAVEDQTIFMLDNYQGLRTQRAGSFSSAVMDILEEVGVSTPVEGEWDYPHAEPSHSQDLSPEAGREAGSSLGCPSFTSMATCESSFSDKPPSEKADTVSYYSVDTEGYYTSMHFDCGLKGSKSFTYNYAHTGSDCGLSDLSGHLTVGRRCLSLRKAKVKPSPPKRSSSLRKICSEGNIPDKREPKIKYRQPLSLSHEERKMQLALSESEGHIENPSPVQQPLEVWGIEGTSDLTDLGVLSSKDAHSFKDNGIVQSDYADLWLLNDLKSSDPYRSLSNSSTATGTTVIECIKSQESSESQTSQSDSGATTPSLPSAEGEFKLNSPDKLAGLASPSSGYSSQSETPTSSFPYTFFPGPLSPASGKRKPKVPERKSSLSSLSLQARSGRDIATSKKDLELPMIPPSHFDLNALHSPSNKDLAYTNQLINHHPIKQKDVLNAKPVSSPNVESFNAHSMSITPSVLQKVQLRSISKQLEDLHENKATSRLQCPSGISTSSTSLDLKTPSLRSAHNDHVSSNSSMQVSNEGEMCNTSREIFSASTAAVGLQSEACLDQKGSKITQTLTVHEAQQRSESPVTSVCSGESSPHMEGSAQQHTKLPEAEICSCSPVLHSSPKRSNCLDKVPATDSPLETSQESSISNEGRNEGGNDLSGVSAKSASQNGKEESTEEAEDCFSKDCTASDNSTSSQHDESKKEDDGVFLSPTKSRTTEDLFAMIHRSKRKVLGRMDSTELATRTRLSASSGNTTPSNNVSSPVSVASPAPAVTPPAPHRVSGPIYRNAKKSSTSNEDFKLLLLKKGSRSDSSYRMSAAEILKSPITPKSPGDFLAESPRSSEEPASPLQELLLDQEQLSSPYPKANAEGFSPKSFLTSAASRQGRSRIPPPASSSRYSARSRLYSSPMQAISEGETENSDGSPHDDHST from the exons CAGTGTCCAATCTGGATGTGGAGAGTAAGCTGACGGCACATTTCCGAGCTCCGTGGCGTCTCCAGAGGAATGTTTTGCACCCCTCAACACGGCCAGCATGTGTAGAAGAGCTGCACAggcaagccaaccacagcctgTGGTCGCTAAACCAAG atCACCAGAGGAGGGAGCAGAGAGTGACCATCTCAGCCCTTCCCCCGATGCCCATGTACCCCTCCCCTCTCATCGAGCAGAAGCAAGACAGTCGGGGCAAAGGTTTGACTGTG CAGCCAGAGGCACACTTTAGAGATGCAGCCACTCAGTTAGCACAAGCACAG GCTGCGCCTACTGACCCCGACACTGACGGGGTGGCTTTAGGTCACCGGTCCAAGTCTCCCATCCCTAACACCCCTTCCACCCTGGACAAGCAGACTAACTGGTCTAGAGCTCTGCCGCTGCCCACCCCGGAGGAGAGGATGAAAACCAATTCCCAAGTCATCGCCTCATGCATCATTCCTATTAATGTGACCG GGGTTGGCTTTGACAGAGATGCTAGTGTCCGCTGTTCACTCGTTCACTCACAGTCTTTGCTTCAGAGGAGGCGGAAGCTGAGGAGACGGAGGACAGTCGCCGGTATTCCCAGACAGGTGCAGCAGGATTTTG ACTTTGATGAGCGGACAGTCATTGTTCACACCACTGCTGATATATCTCCCACTGAGGAGCTGACCATCCATCTGACCACCAGAGACTCAGGTTGCCAGACCGAAGACTTTCTTATCTCAGGAGCGCCGTCTCGGAGAAGGATCAGGGTCCAGAGAAGTCAGGGAGTGTCACTCCTACTCTCCCACTCAGCAGGCAACATCTCCTACCTGCCTGACAGTCCTGACACCATGTTTTCTGGCTCAGTGGGAGCCCGGCTACGGTCACGGAGTCTGCCCAGAGACAGCAGCAgaatgatgatgataatgatggACAATGAGCATAATGAcagtgatgaagaggatgagCTGGCCCCCTTTAACTCTGAGGCTTTCCTACCTGGACACAATGAGATGATAatgaaagaggaagaagagagcaCCGATGACCAGGCCATGTCCGGGCGGCAGCTGGGGGGCCAGAAGTACACGCAGCTGTCGGAGAGTCCAGAATGCAGCTGGATGGAGCACACCAGGGCTCAGCTACCCAGGAAAGCCGACATGGGCAGTTGTGAAATCTCATCCAGTTCGGACACCTTCAGCAGCCCTGTTCACTCTGTCTCAGCTGCAGGGGTGCTGGGAAGTCAGATGGACCATAAGGACGACCACCAGTCCTCCAGCGGGAACTGGAGTGGGAGCAGCTCCACCTGCCCCTCTCAGACCTCAGAAACAATCCCCCCTGCAGCCTCCCCTCCCCTGACCGGCTCCTCGCACTGTGACTCTGAGTTGTCCCTTAATGCTGCCACTCATGCTGTGGAAGACCAGACCATCTTCATGCTAGACAACTACCAAGGCCTCAGAACCCAGCGAGCAGGCTCCTTCTCCTCAGCAGTTATGGATATACTAGAGGAGGTGGGAGTGAGTACACCCGTGGAGGGGGAGTGGGATTACCCTCATGCAGAGCCGTCTCACTCTCAGGATTTAAGCCCTGAAGCAGGCAGGGAGGCTGGTAGCAGCCTAGGCTGCCCCAGCTTCACCAGCATGGCCACCTGCGAGAGCAGCTTCTCcgacaaacctccatcagagaAAGCAGACACTGTCTCTTACTACTCTGTGGACACCGAAGGTTACTACACCTCCATGCACTTTGACTGCGGTCTGAAAGGTAGCAAAAGCTTCACctacaactatgcacacacagGTTCTGACTGCGGTTTGTCTGATTTAAGTGGCCATCTGACAGTGGGGAGACGCTGCCTCTCCTTAAGAAAAGCAAAGGTGAAGCCGTCCCCGCCAAAGAGGAGTTCCTCCTTGAGGAAAATATGCAGTGAGGGAAACATCCCCGACAAGAGAGAACCAAAGATTAAATACAGACAGCCGCTGTCTCTGTCGCATGAGGAGAGGAAAATGCAGCTGGCTCTATCCGAATCAGAGGGTCACATAGAAAACCCTTCACCAGTGCAACAGCCCCTCGAGGTCTGGGGGATTGAAGGCACATCAGATCTTACTGATTTAGGTGTTTTAAGCTCCAAAGATGCACATTccttcaaggacaatggcattGTGCAGTCAGACTATGCAGATCTTTGGCTTCTAAATGATTTAAAGTCCAGTGATCCCTATCGATCGTTATCAAACTCTAGCACAGCCACAGGTACAACTGTAATCGAGTGCATCAAGTCACAGGAAAGCTCAGAGTCCCAGACATCCCAGTCTGACTCCGGAGCCACCACCCCTTCACTTCCATCTGCAGAAGGCGAGTTCAAGTTGAATTCCCCAGATAAGCTGGCGGGACTGGCAAGCCCATCTAGTGGTTATTCCAGCCAGTCTGAAACCCCCACCTCCTCGTTCCCCTACACTTTCTTTCCTGGACCACTGTCACCAGCCAGTGGGAAGAGAAAGCCCAAAGTCCCAGAGAGGAAGTCCTCTCTTTCCTCTCTGTCTCTGCAAGCACGATCCGGCAGGGACATAGCAACCTCGAAGAAAGACCTGGAGCTGCCGATGATTCCTCCTTCTCATTTTGACTTAAATGCCCTTCACAGTCCAAGCAACAAGGACTTAGCTTACACGAACCAGTTAATAAACCATCACCCAATCAAACAAAAAGATGTGCTGAATGCCAAACCTGTTAGTTCACCAAACGTAGAGTCCTTCAATGCCCACTCTATGTCCATAACACCCTCAGTGCTACAAAAAGTGCAGCTTCGATCCATCAGCAAGCAGCTTGAAGACCTGCACGAGAACAAAGCAACTTCGAGACTCCAGTGTCCGTCTGGGATCTCAACCAGCAGTACATCCTTAGATCTCAAGACTCCCTCACTGCGCAGCGCTCATAATGATCATGTTTCATCAAACAGCTCAATGCAAGTATCAAATGAAGGGGAGATGTGTAACACAAGCAGAGAGATATTTTCAGCGAGCACGGCAGCTGTTGGACTGCAGTCAGAAGCATGTTTAGACCAGAAAGGTTCTAAAATCACCCAGACACTGACTGTTCATGAAGCACAGCAGCGCTCAGAGTCACCGGTAACATCCGTCTGCTCTGGAGAATCCAGCCCACATATGGAAGGTTCAGCCCAGCAGCACACCAAACTACCTGAAGCAGAAATATGTTCCTGCTCTCCAGTTTTACACAGCTCACCCAAGAGGTCCAACTGTCTTGATAAAGTGCCTGCTACTGACAGTCCTCTGGAGACGTCGCAGGAGAGCTCCATCAGCAATGAAGGCAGAAACGAAGGGGGAAATGATTTATCAGGTGTTTCAGCCAAAAGTGCCTCACAGAATGGGAAAGAGGAATCCACAGAGGAGGCTGAGGATTGTTTTAGTAAAG ACTGCACAGCAAGTGACAACTCTACGTCTTCACAGCATGATGAGTCAAAAAAAGAGGATGACGGTGTGTTTCTGTCACCCACCAAGTCCCGCACCACTGAGGATCTCTTTGCTATGATTCACAG ATCCAAAAGGAAAGTCTTGGGGAGGATGGACTCCACTGAGCTTGCAACGAGGACCCGCCTCAGTGCCTCATCAGGGAACACAACGCCCAGCAACAATGTCAGCTCCCCCGtctctgtggcatcccctgcCCCTGCTGTGACCCCTCCTGCCCCACACAGAGTGTCGGGGCCCATCTACAGAAACGCAAAAAAGTCCAGCACCTCCAACGAAGATTTCAAACTGCTGCTGCTTAAAAAGGGGAGCCGCTCGGACTCCAGTTACCGCATGTCAGCTGCTGAGATCCTGAAGAGCCCCATCACTCCTAAGTCACCTGGAGATTTTCTGGCTGAGTCACCCAGATCGTCAGAGGAGCCCGCCTCACCCCTACAGGAGTTATTGTTAGACCAAGAACAGCTTTCCAGCCCCTACCCCAAAGCCAATGCCGAGGGCTTCTCCCCCAAATCCTTCCTTACGTCTGCAGCTTCCAGGCAGGGGCGCTCCAGGATCCCGCCGCCTGCCAGCAGCAGCCGCTACAGCGCTCGCAGCCGGCTGTACTCATCGCCCATGCAGGCCATCTCTGAGGGTGAGACTGAGAACTCTGACGGAAGTCCTCACGATGACCACTCCACGTAG